In one Juglans regia cultivar Chandler unplaced genomic scaffold, Walnut 2.0 Scaffold_732, whole genome shotgun sequence genomic region, the following are encoded:
- the LOC109017108 gene encoding cytochrome P450 CYP72A219-like isoform X1 — MFMFNIMEITFSMIVLSIITILVLRSAWRVLRWVWLKPKKLERHLREQGFGGNSYRILFGDLKESSRVINEARSMPMNFTHDIAPRAFPFFHQSFKSYGKNFFIWIGTTPMVNIMNPEQLKDILSKNYSFRKPDANPLAKLLATGLASYDAEKWAKHRRIINPAFHLEKLKNVLPGFHQSCNDMISKWGSLVSKETGLVELDVWPYLQNLSSDVISRAAFGSSYEEGRMIFELQRELAELAIKSVQSIYIPGWRFLPTKTNKRMKEIDRQIQASLKSIINKRENATKVGGAINEDLLGILVESNLKEIQENENNKKEIQENENNKNIGMSLKDVIEECKLFYFAGQETTSVLLVWTMVLLSKYPNWQARAREEVLHVFGKEKPDLDGLNHLKVVTMILYEVLRLYPPVVALNRVVHEDTKLGSLSLPAGVQVFVLIILIHHDRELWGDDADEFKPERFSDGVLKATKGQVSFFPFGWGPRICIGQNFAMIEAKMALSIILQRFYFELSPSYTHAPSTLITLQPQYGAHIILHSVK; from the exons ATGTTTATGTTCAACATTATGGAAATCACATTTTCCATGATTGTGCTGTCCATTATAACCATTTTGGTACTCAGATCAGCATGGAGAGTGCTGAGATGGGTGTGGCTGAAGCCAAAGAAGCTGGAGAGGCATCTGAGAGAGCAAGGTTTCGGTGGCAACTCTTACCGGATTTTGTTTGGAGACTTGAAGGAGAGCTCTCGGGTGATAAATGAAGCCAGATCTATGCCAATGAACTTCACCCATGACATTGCACCACGCGCCTTTCCCTTCTTCCATCAAAGTTTTAAGAGTTATG GTAAGAACTTCTTTATATGGATTGGCACGACACCAATGGTGAACATTATGAACCCAGAACAATTAAAAGATATACTCTCCAAGAACTACAGCTTTCGAAAACCAGATGCAAATCCACTTGCAAAATTGCTGGCAACCGGACTTGCAAGTTATGATGCTGAGAAATGGGCTAAACATAGAAGGATTATCAATCCAGCATTCCATCTAGAGAAGTTGAag AATGTGTTACCAGGATTTCATCAGAGTTGCAACGACATGATTAGCAAATGGGGAAGTTTGGTCAGTAAAGAGACTGGATTGGTGGAGTTGGACGTATGGCCTTATCTACAAAACTTGTCAAGTGATGTAATTTCGCGCGCAGCATTCGGGAGTAGCTACGAAGAAGGGAGAATGATTTTCGAACTCCAAAGAGAGCTAGCAGAGCTTGCAATCAAATCAGTACAGTCTATTTACATTCCAGGATGGAG GTTTCTGCCAACTAAAACTAACAAGAGGATGAAGGAAATTGATAGACAAATACAAGCATCGCTCAAAAGCATTATCAACAAAAGAGAGAATGCAACAAAAGTAGGGGGAGCTATAAATGAGGACTTATTGGGTATACTTGTGGAGTCAAACTTgaaagaaattcaagaaaacgagaacaataagaaagaaattcaagaaaacgAGAACAATAAGAACATCGGAATGAGTCTTAAGGACGTCATAGAGGAATGCAAACTATTTTACTTTGCCGGGCAAGAGACCACCTCTGTTTTGCTCGTTTGGACAATGGTTCTGCTGAGTAAGTATCCAAATTGGCAAGCACGTGCAAGAGAAGAAGTTTTACATGTTTTTGGCAAAGAGAAACCAGACCTGGATGGATTAAATCATCTAAAAGTT GTGACCATGATATTGTATGAGGTTCTAAGACTATACCCACCTGTAGTTGCTTTGAATCGAGTCGTTCATGAGGATACAAAACTTGGAAGTTTGTCTTTACCAGCTGGAGTTCAAGTCTTCGTACTGATCATCCTCATCCATCATGATCGTGAACTCTGGGGAGATGATGCAGATGAGTTCAAACCAGAGAGGTTCTCTGATGGAGTCTTGAAGGCCACAAAGGGCCAAGTTTCCTTTTTTCCGTTCGGATGGGGACCTCGGATATGCATTGGACAAAACTTTGCTATGATTGAAGCTAAAATGGCTCTCTCAATCATTCTACAACGCTTCTATTTCGAGCTTTCCCCCTCCTATACTCATGCTCCTTCCACTCTTATTACTCTTCAACCACAATATGGTGCTCATATCATTCTGCATTCTGTTAAATAG
- the LOC109017108 gene encoding cytochrome P450 CYP72A219-like isoform X2, giving the protein MFMFNIMEITFSMIVLSIITILVLRSAWRVLRWVWLKPKKLERHLREQGFGGNSYRILFGDLKESSRVINEARSMPMNFTHDIAPRAFPFFHQSFKSYGKNFFIWIGTTPMVNIMNPEQLKDILSKNYSFRKPDANPLAKLLATGLASYDAEKWAKHRRIINPAFHLEKLKNVLPGFHQSCNDMISKWGSLVSKETGLVELDVWPYLQNLSSDVISRAAFGSSYEEGRMIFELQRELAELAIKSVQSIYIPGWRFLPTKTNKRMKEIDRQIQASLKSIINKRENATKVGGAINEDLLGILVESNLKEIQENENNKNIGMSLKDVIEECKLFYFAGQETTSVLLVWTMVLLSKYPNWQARAREEVLHVFGKEKPDLDGLNHLKVVTMILYEVLRLYPPVVALNRVVHEDTKLGSLSLPAGVQVFVLIILIHHDRELWGDDADEFKPERFSDGVLKATKGQVSFFPFGWGPRICIGQNFAMIEAKMALSIILQRFYFELSPSYTHAPSTLITLQPQYGAHIILHSVK; this is encoded by the exons ATGTTTATGTTCAACATTATGGAAATCACATTTTCCATGATTGTGCTGTCCATTATAACCATTTTGGTACTCAGATCAGCATGGAGAGTGCTGAGATGGGTGTGGCTGAAGCCAAAGAAGCTGGAGAGGCATCTGAGAGAGCAAGGTTTCGGTGGCAACTCTTACCGGATTTTGTTTGGAGACTTGAAGGAGAGCTCTCGGGTGATAAATGAAGCCAGATCTATGCCAATGAACTTCACCCATGACATTGCACCACGCGCCTTTCCCTTCTTCCATCAAAGTTTTAAGAGTTATG GTAAGAACTTCTTTATATGGATTGGCACGACACCAATGGTGAACATTATGAACCCAGAACAATTAAAAGATATACTCTCCAAGAACTACAGCTTTCGAAAACCAGATGCAAATCCACTTGCAAAATTGCTGGCAACCGGACTTGCAAGTTATGATGCTGAGAAATGGGCTAAACATAGAAGGATTATCAATCCAGCATTCCATCTAGAGAAGTTGAag AATGTGTTACCAGGATTTCATCAGAGTTGCAACGACATGATTAGCAAATGGGGAAGTTTGGTCAGTAAAGAGACTGGATTGGTGGAGTTGGACGTATGGCCTTATCTACAAAACTTGTCAAGTGATGTAATTTCGCGCGCAGCATTCGGGAGTAGCTACGAAGAAGGGAGAATGATTTTCGAACTCCAAAGAGAGCTAGCAGAGCTTGCAATCAAATCAGTACAGTCTATTTACATTCCAGGATGGAG GTTTCTGCCAACTAAAACTAACAAGAGGATGAAGGAAATTGATAGACAAATACAAGCATCGCTCAAAAGCATTATCAACAAAAGAGAGAATGCAACAAAAGTAGGGGGAGCTATAAATGAGGACTTATTGGGTATACTTGTGGAGTCAAACTTgaaagaa attcaagaaaacgAGAACAATAAGAACATCGGAATGAGTCTTAAGGACGTCATAGAGGAATGCAAACTATTTTACTTTGCCGGGCAAGAGACCACCTCTGTTTTGCTCGTTTGGACAATGGTTCTGCTGAGTAAGTATCCAAATTGGCAAGCACGTGCAAGAGAAGAAGTTTTACATGTTTTTGGCAAAGAGAAACCAGACCTGGATGGATTAAATCATCTAAAAGTT GTGACCATGATATTGTATGAGGTTCTAAGACTATACCCACCTGTAGTTGCTTTGAATCGAGTCGTTCATGAGGATACAAAACTTGGAAGTTTGTCTTTACCAGCTGGAGTTCAAGTCTTCGTACTGATCATCCTCATCCATCATGATCGTGAACTCTGGGGAGATGATGCAGATGAGTTCAAACCAGAGAGGTTCTCTGATGGAGTCTTGAAGGCCACAAAGGGCCAAGTTTCCTTTTTTCCGTTCGGATGGGGACCTCGGATATGCATTGGACAAAACTTTGCTATGATTGAAGCTAAAATGGCTCTCTCAATCATTCTACAACGCTTCTATTTCGAGCTTTCCCCCTCCTATACTCATGCTCCTTCCACTCTTATTACTCTTCAACCACAATATGGTGCTCATATCATTCTGCATTCTGTTAAATAG